In Synergistaceae bacterium, a genomic segment contains:
- the fabG gene encoding 3-oxoacyl-[acyl-carrier-protein] reductase: protein MLEKKVALVTGAGRGIGRAIAIELAKDGCAVAVNYNKSSAAAEKVVKEIELLGGMAMSIKADVSCYEEVKEMFRAIENKLGAVEVLVCNAGITKDNLLIRMKVEEWEDVISANLTSVFYCTKEAVRPMLKARSGRIIVISSVTGLIGNPGQCNYSAAKAGVTGFVKSLAREIGSRGVTVNAIAPGYIATDMTSVIPEDAKNAMLQNVPLGREGRPEDIAKAVSFLASEEAAYIHGQVLAVDGGMTM, encoded by the coding sequence ATGCTTGAAAAAAAAGTGGCACTTGTAACAGGTGCAGGGCGCGGAATTGGAAGAGCTATAGCAATAGAACTTGCTAAGGATGGATGTGCCGTCGCTGTAAATTACAATAAATCATCAGCCGCAGCTGAAAAAGTCGTAAAAGAAATAGAACTTTTAGGCGGAATGGCCATGTCGATCAAAGCAGATGTTTCCTGTTATGAGGAAGTAAAGGAAATGTTTAGGGCTATAGAAAACAAGCTGGGAGCGGTTGAGGTATTAGTTTGTAATGCAGGGATTACAAAGGATAATCTCCTAATCCGTATGAAAGTAGAGGAGTGGGAAGACGTAATTTCTGCGAATTTAACTTCAGTATTTTATTGCACTAAAGAAGCTGTTCGCCCTATGTTAAAAGCCAGGTCAGGTAGAATAATAGTTATCTCATCGGTAACAGGGCTAATCGGCAATCCTGGGCAATGTAATTATTCGGCGGCAAAAGCCGGGGTTACAGGATTCGTGAAAAGCCTTGCAAGAGAGATAGGTTCAAGAGGTGTTACTGTTAATGCCATAGCACCTGGGTATATTGCCACGGATATGACATCAGTAATTCCAGAAGATGCTAAAAATGCTATGTTGCAAAATGTGCCTTTGGGTCGCGAAGGCCGTCCTGAAGACATTGCTAAGGCTGTATCTTTTCTAGCTTCTGAAGAGGCGGCATATATTCATGGCCAGGTTCTCGCCGTTGATGGCGGAATGACTATGTAA
- a CDS encoding LPS export ABC transporter periplasmic protein LptC produces MLKKSRILCSLLFLLILQLSVANAETGSLKADSISYNVNTKKAEAKGNVVIKKETATMWGEIAQGNTETFEFTIKGNVRGEFPEDKAEMKADSVKWVNSSEKNNNIVEAFGKVLLTREPKDRLRAEYVRWETETTNYLARGNVDGIFQNKILKATEAGRTESTFWGKRVIRYEDMSQKIGFAAETIDGTLLDNEIQTAIARSFVTIDYIDADGVKSVVTGDLAEYSKARGTVIVSGKAKMVRSDGKTANADRFILYENTKNIEAIGNTQMVFDLSDEKKKKE; encoded by the coding sequence ATGTTAAAGAAAAGTAGAATATTATGTTCGCTTTTATTTTTGTTAATTTTACAACTTTCAGTCGCTAATGCTGAGACTGGAAGTTTGAAAGCGGATAGCATTTCATATAATGTAAATACCAAAAAGGCAGAGGCCAAAGGTAATGTAGTAATAAAAAAAGAAACAGCCACAATGTGGGGAGAAATAGCGCAGGGCAATACTGAAACGTTTGAGTTTACTATAAAAGGCAATGTAAGAGGGGAATTCCCGGAAGACAAGGCGGAGATGAAGGCTGATTCGGTTAAATGGGTCAATTCTTCGGAAAAAAATAACAACATTGTAGAGGCGTTTGGCAAGGTTCTTTTGACAAGGGAGCCAAAAGACAGATTAAGAGCTGAGTATGTGCGTTGGGAAACAGAAACAACAAATTATTTGGCGCGTGGAAATGTAGACGGGATTTTTCAAAATAAAATTCTAAAAGCAACTGAGGCAGGTCGTACAGAATCGACTTTTTGGGGGAAAAGAGTCATAAGGTATGAAGATATGTCCCAAAAGATTGGATTTGCAGCTGAAACAATCGATGGCACCCTGTTGGATAATGAAATACAAACTGCCATTGCAAGATCTTTTGTAACTATAGATTATATTGATGCAGATGGAGTAAAAAGTGTTGTAACAGGAGATTTGGCTGAATATTCTAAAGCAAGGGGAACGGTAATTGTAAGTGGAAAAGCTAAGATGGTTAGAAGCGATGGTAAAACAGCAAATGCCGATAGATTTATACTTTATGAAAACACAAAAAATATAGAAGCAATTGGAAACACGCAGATGGTATTTGATCTTTCTGATGAAAAGAAGAAGAAAGAGTGA
- the pyrR gene encoding bifunctional pyr operon transcriptional regulator/uracil phosphoribosyltransferase PyrR, producing the protein MVKLKEKSRLMSAEDLKRVIRRIANEIIERNKGTEKMILVGIHRRGVYLARRIQKIIEEVEGVKIPCGELDITLYRDDLTTLFEQPMVHSTRMPEDISGQNIYLIDDVLYTGRTVRAALEALVDLGRSSQVQLVVIVDRGHRELPIHADICGKKVPTSKNEVIEVKVTELDGKDEVVICERDA; encoded by the coding sequence ATGGTGAAGTTAAAAGAAAAGTCGCGTTTAATGAGTGCTGAGGATCTTAAGAGAGTAATAAGGAGAATAGCAAACGAAATTATTGAACGTAACAAGGGTACTGAGAAAATGATATTGGTAGGGATTCATAGACGAGGAGTATATTTGGCCAGACGAATTCAAAAAATTATAGAAGAGGTAGAAGGAGTAAAAATACCGTGTGGTGAGTTAGACATCACACTCTATAGAGATGACTTAACAACGCTCTTTGAACAACCCATGGTTCATAGCACCAGGATGCCGGAAGATATTTCAGGACAAAATATATATTTAATAGATGATGTTCTTTACACAGGACGCACGGTTCGTGCTGCTTTAGAAGCTCTTGTGGATCTAGGCAGATCCTCTCAGGTCCAATTAGTCGTAATTGTCGATAGAGGGCACAGAGAGCTGCCGATTCATGCAGATATATGTGGTAAAAAAGTGCCAACTTCAAAAAACGAAGTTATAGAGGTAAAAGTAACTGAGCTAGACGGGAAAGATGAGGTGGTCATTTGTGAACGTGATGCCTAG
- a CDS encoding dihydroorotase translates to MGKIVFRNFKIFDGEEFIKEDSLVVENDVIIEIGEKKKSTDIEIIEGNGRILSPGFIDLHAHFRDPGLEWNEDIYSGARAGAAGGFTTMVAMPNTKPAISEPSLVEYVLTHSKKANASRILPAGCVSKNREGKEMAELLKMTESGAVFFTDDGDPVSTSDLLRLALLYTGKNQPRIMEHPEEKSLFIGGQVHEGRVSALSGLKGIPEATEEIDVARGISLTRETSGRIHFTHLSSAGSVELIRQAKKEGLDVTCDTTFHHLTLNENAVINSGYDSRYKVNPPLRSSRDQKALWDGILDNTIDAVVTDHAPWHIDIKDEPFQDAPFGIASLECAIAVLLDYTNKNHTNVPLELILSKITSSPASLLPEKWQGLGVIKEGSLADLTIIDLDRTRIVDCDTWQSKARCCPWEGIALTGWPVMTFVEGRKIWADTEEY, encoded by the coding sequence ATGGGTAAAATAGTCTTTAGAAACTTTAAAATTTTTGATGGAGAAGAATTTATCAAGGAAGATTCTTTGGTTGTTGAAAATGATGTGATCATAGAGATTGGAGAGAAGAAGAAAAGTACTGATATAGAAATCATAGAAGGAAATGGTCGCATCCTATCCCCAGGGTTTATTGATCTTCATGCACATTTTAGAGACCCCGGGTTGGAGTGGAATGAAGATATATATTCCGGTGCAAGAGCGGGTGCCGCTGGTGGTTTTACTACAATGGTTGCCATGCCTAATACCAAGCCGGCGATATCGGAACCTTCGTTGGTTGAATATGTTTTAACACACAGTAAAAAAGCAAATGCTTCAAGAATATTACCAGCAGGTTGCGTCAGTAAAAATAGAGAAGGCAAAGAAATGGCTGAACTGCTGAAGATGACTGAATCCGGAGCTGTTTTTTTTACGGATGATGGAGACCCTGTTTCCACTAGTGATTTACTCCGTCTGGCTCTTCTTTATACAGGGAAAAATCAGCCGCGCATAATGGAGCATCCAGAAGAAAAAAGCTTGTTTATCGGTGGCCAAGTTCATGAAGGGCGTGTAAGTGCCTTGAGTGGATTAAAAGGGATTCCTGAAGCGACAGAAGAGATAGACGTGGCTCGTGGAATATCTTTAACTCGTGAGACATCCGGAAGAATTCATTTCACTCATTTAAGTAGTGCAGGTTCTGTAGAATTGATACGTCAGGCAAAAAAAGAGGGGCTAGATGTTACATGTGATACAACTTTCCATCATTTAACACTTAATGAGAATGCTGTTATAAATAGCGGTTATGATTCTCGATATAAAGTGAACCCCCCATTACGCAGCTCAAGAGATCAGAAAGCATTGTGGGATGGTATTTTAGACAATACAATTGACGCTGTTGTAACTGACCACGCTCCGTGGCATATTGATATAAAGGATGAGCCTTTTCAAGATGCACCTTTTGGAATCGCATCTTTAGAATGTGCAATAGCAGTATTATTAGATTATACAAATAAGAATCATACGAACGTTCCATTAGAACTTATTTTGTCTAAAATTACCAGCTCACCCGCGAGCTTACTTCCGGAGAAATGGCAAGGATTGGGAGTTATAAAAGAGGGCTCATTAGCAGACTTGACTATCATAGATTTAGATAGAACACGCATTGTAGATTGCGACACTTGGCAGAGCAAGGCTCGTTGCTGTCCTTGGGAAGGAATTGCCCTGACAGGATGGCCGGTAATGACATTCGTAGAAGGGCGTAAGATTTGGGCTGATACAGAAGAATATTAA
- the fabD gene encoding ACP S-malonyltransferase has product MRKHALIFPGQGAQRPGMGKEFYDNYSSSRAVFEQADDALGFPISDIIFNGTPEELAKTAITQPAILTMSLAALKAMEEEAGEELSSVCMAGHSLGEYTSLVATGMISLADGVRLLRLRGTLMQEAVPLGVGSMAAVIGMDSQQLEEICLKAAEGEVCEQANINSLNQIVISGHKTAINRAVKLIETIGNIRVVPLRVSAPFHCELMKPVADKLKKAFSEIKWNQPKCPIIVNASAEALSTVEEIQEALFAQTFSPVLWYQSVLTMETFEIEGYIELGPGSVLSGLVRKITNTKKPYHVSGVEELHSAVSFLKGENK; this is encoded by the coding sequence GTGAGAAAGCATGCACTAATATTTCCGGGGCAAGGAGCTCAAAGACCAGGGATGGGGAAAGAGTTCTACGATAACTATAGCTCATCACGAGCAGTCTTTGAACAGGCAGATGATGCCTTAGGGTTTCCCATTTCAGACATTATTTTCAATGGTACTCCGGAGGAGTTGGCGAAGACAGCAATAACACAGCCAGCTATTTTGACCATGAGCCTTGCTGCTCTAAAAGCAATGGAAGAAGAAGCGGGAGAAGAGCTTTCTTCGGTTTGTATGGCCGGTCATAGTTTGGGAGAGTACACATCTCTCGTTGCGACTGGAATGATTTCTTTGGCAGATGGAGTGCGTCTTTTGCGTTTGCGGGGGACATTGATGCAAGAGGCTGTTCCTCTTGGTGTAGGATCTATGGCAGCTGTAATAGGAATGGATTCTCAGCAACTTGAGGAAATATGTTTGAAAGCTGCAGAAGGAGAAGTTTGTGAACAAGCAAATATAAATTCCTTAAATCAAATAGTTATATCAGGCCATAAAACAGCCATAAACAGAGCAGTAAAACTAATCGAAACCATTGGAAACATAAGAGTTGTTCCTCTTAGAGTAAGTGCTCCGTTTCATTGTGAATTAATGAAACCAGTAGCAGATAAACTAAAAAAAGCATTCTCAGAAATTAAATGGAATCAACCAAAATGTCCCATTATTGTCAATGCTTCGGCAGAAGCACTGTCAACTGTTGAGGAAATACAAGAAGCTTTATTTGCACAGACTTTTTCTCCTGTATTGTGGTATCAAAGCGTTTTAACAATGGAGACTTTTGAAATAGAAGGGTATATAGAGCTCGGGCCTGGAAGTGTACTTTCCGGTCTAGTGCGTAAAATAACCAATACCAAAAAACCATACCATGTTTCAGGAGTAGAAGAGTTACACTCTGCCGTATCTTTCTTAAAAGGAGAAAACAAATAA
- the lptB gene encoding LPS export ABC transporter ATP-binding protein: MKNKEVILRADHLTKTFNNRAVVNDVSISIKKGEIVGLLGPNGAGKSTTFYMIIGRIIPDSGRVTVGEEDVTQLPMYMRAKAGLGYLPQEASVFRTLTVYQNLDLVLESNGVLEDERIEKIESLMKDYGIAHLRDTKGISLSGGERRRVEIARCLALEPSFILLDEPFSGIDPIAVEDLQNIISNLKERGYGILLTDHNVRETLSITDRTFLIHDGRVFLEGLPEEIASNEQAKKFYLGQDFSW, from the coding sequence ATGAAAAATAAAGAAGTAATACTAAGGGCAGATCATCTTACAAAAACTTTTAACAATCGTGCTGTTGTTAACGATGTTTCTATCTCTATCAAAAAAGGAGAAATTGTAGGTCTGCTTGGCCCCAATGGAGCTGGCAAGAGTACCACGTTCTATATGATAATAGGGCGTATTATTCCTGATAGTGGGAGAGTTACAGTTGGTGAAGAAGATGTGACTCAACTTCCAATGTACATGAGAGCAAAAGCAGGTTTGGGGTATTTGCCGCAAGAGGCCTCCGTATTTAGAACGCTAACCGTTTATCAAAACTTAGACCTTGTACTGGAGTCAAATGGGGTTTTAGAAGATGAACGTATAGAAAAAATAGAATCCTTGATGAAGGATTATGGAATAGCCCATTTGAGAGACACTAAGGGTATTTCTCTTTCAGGTGGCGAAAGACGTCGCGTAGAAATTGCAAGATGTCTTGCATTGGAGCCTTCTTTTATACTGTTGGACGAGCCTTTTAGTGGTATAGATCCCATAGCAGTAGAAGATTTACAGAATATTATAAGTAACTTAAAAGAACGCGGATATGGAATATTGCTAACTGATCATAATGTACGTGAAACGCTTTCTATAACCGACAGGACTTTTTTAATACATGATGGCCGAGTTTTTCTAGAGGGGCTTCCGGAAGAAATAGCAAGTAACGAACAGGCTAAAAAGTTCTATTTGGGTCAAGACTTTTCCTGGTAA
- the acpP gene encoding acyl carrier protein, whose product MNMEEVQAKLKEIVIDRLNSEEDQIKPEASFVEDLGADSLDIVELIMGIEEEFDIEIPDEDAEKLTTVGEAMDYVKVKLGVED is encoded by the coding sequence ATGAATATGGAAGAAGTACAGGCAAAGCTTAAGGAAATAGTTATTGACCGACTAAACTCAGAGGAAGATCAGATTAAACCTGAGGCCTCCTTCGTTGAGGATCTTGGTGCAGACTCACTTGATATCGTTGAGTTAATTATGGGTATTGAAGAGGAATTTGATATTGAAATTCCTGATGAGGACGCAGAAAAACTTACAACAGTGGGCGAGGCAATGGACTACGTTAAGGTTAAACTTGGAGTTGAAGATTAA
- the rnc gene encoding ribonuclease III — protein sequence MKKQEDREALLLEFQEKIGYFYNNKKLLEEALTHSSYANESGLLFYNERLEFLGDSVLELIASEMLYKEFQDLDEGKLTRLRSQLVCQNSLKNWAEEVGLNKLIKLGKSLIKDGPSQSVEADTAEAILGSVFLDGGYASASRIIIDFLKKQKNNASIYAIDPKTTLQQATQSKNGSVPYYKTVERKGPDHSLKFRVQVTLNEKILAEAWGNTIKEAEFKAAEEALKNI from the coding sequence ATGAAAAAGCAAGAAGACAGAGAGGCATTGCTCCTCGAATTTCAAGAAAAAATAGGTTATTTTTATAATAATAAAAAGCTTTTAGAAGAAGCACTTACTCATTCTTCCTACGCGAACGAGTCTGGGCTTCTTTTTTATAATGAAAGATTGGAATTTTTAGGAGATTCAGTTTTAGAACTAATTGCATCTGAAATGCTATATAAAGAGTTTCAAGATTTGGATGAAGGCAAATTAACTCGTTTGCGCTCTCAGCTCGTTTGTCAAAATAGTTTAAAAAACTGGGCAGAAGAAGTGGGTTTAAATAAATTAATTAAATTAGGGAAAAGTCTGATTAAAGATGGGCCCAGTCAATCAGTTGAAGCTGATACAGCAGAAGCAATTTTAGGATCAGTTTTTTTAGACGGAGGCTATGCAAGTGCAAGCCGGATAATAATAGATTTTCTAAAAAAACAAAAAAATAATGCTTCTATATATGCAATAGATCCTAAGACGACTCTACAGCAAGCGACACAATCAAAAAATGGTAGTGTGCCATATTATAAGACTGTTGAGAGGAAGGGTCCTGATCATTCTCTTAAGTTTAGAGTTCAAGTAACATTAAATGAAAAGATACTAGCAGAAGCGTGGGGGAATACTATAAAAGAGGCTGAATTTAAGGCTGCAGAAGAGGCGTTAAAAAATATATAA
- the pyrF gene encoding orotidine-5'-phosphate decarboxylase, with amino-acid sequence MHKDNCGLILALDVLTLEDARSFLKKLKTATPYIKIGPRLYALGGINFAKEIIDMGYKLFLDLKLHDIPNTVASAVEPLSQIGLWALTIHTSGGYEMMARSVAMREKMGSNMNLFGITVLTSLSGKEWSDVHPKTEIQEALISRAETAERAGLDGLVCSPLDLHLLQDKAKGLMRVVPGIRAAKVSTEDQARIATAAEAATAGANYIVVGRPILEANDPINATKNIIEILSKVKR; translated from the coding sequence ATGCATAAAGATAATTGTGGTCTTATCCTTGCGTTGGATGTCTTGACACTTGAAGATGCCCGGTCTTTTCTTAAAAAATTAAAAACAGCTACTCCTTATATAAAGATAGGGCCAAGGCTTTACGCATTGGGCGGAATAAATTTCGCAAAAGAAATAATAGATATGGGATATAAACTTTTTTTAGATCTTAAGCTTCACGATATTCCAAACACAGTGGCTTCTGCAGTTGAGCCTCTTTCACAAATTGGTCTTTGGGCTCTTACAATACATACTTCAGGTGGATATGAGATGATGGCACGTTCCGTAGCAATGAGAGAAAAAATGGGAAGCAATATGAATTTATTTGGAATAACGGTACTTACCAGTCTTAGTGGAAAAGAGTGGAGTGATGTGCACCCTAAGACTGAAATACAAGAGGCTCTTATTTCTAGAGCAGAAACAGCAGAAAGAGCCGGACTTGATGGATTAGTATGTTCTCCTTTGGATTTACATCTTTTACAGGATAAAGCTAAGGGCCTTATGCGAGTGGTGCCTGGAATTCGTGCGGCTAAGGTGAGTACGGAAGATCAAGCGCGCATCGCTACAGCTGCTGAAGCTGCTACAGCAGGAGCGAACTATATCGTTGTAGGGAGACCTATTCTTGAGGCAAACGACCCTATTAACGCGACTAAAAATATAATAGAAATACTATCAAAGGTGAAGAGATAA
- a CDS encoding orotate phosphoribosyltransferase, translated as MNCSKGFNASEVSEKIQEMMKESGAHMVGHFHLTSGLHSGHYIQCALMLRFPEYAAYAGERLAEKIVSLKPDFILSPALGGLIIGHEVARALNVPFLFSERQDGKMLLRRFPVPEKKKFVLVEDVVTTGKSTRETAQILTDLGAQWVGSASIIDRRPSNVEKDLDLTSLWKLSFPVYDPQKCPLCADKIPLYKPGSRPEKK; from the coding sequence ATGAATTGTTCTAAAGGTTTTAACGCAAGTGAAGTTTCAGAAAAAATTCAAGAGATGATGAAGGAAAGTGGTGCCCACATGGTGGGGCATTTTCACCTAACCTCAGGGTTGCACAGCGGACACTATATACAATGTGCTTTAATGCTTAGATTCCCCGAATATGCAGCTTATGCCGGAGAGAGGTTAGCAGAAAAAATAGTTTCACTGAAACCGGATTTCATTTTATCTCCGGCTTTAGGTGGTCTAATAATAGGGCATGAAGTCGCAAGGGCTCTTAACGTGCCGTTTTTATTTTCCGAAAGACAGGACGGAAAAATGCTTCTTCGCCGTTTTCCAGTACCAGAGAAAAAAAAGTTTGTATTAGTGGAAGACGTTGTCACAACTGGGAAGTCAACAAGAGAAACGGCTCAAATATTAACAGATCTTGGTGCGCAATGGGTTGGCTCAGCATCTATAATAGATAGACGTCCGTCCAATGTTGAAAAGGACTTAGACTTAACTTCCCTATGGAAACTCAGTTTCCCTGTGTATGATCCTCAAAAATGTCCTTTGTGTGCAGACAAAATACCTTTGTATAAGCCGGGGAGTCGTCCCGAGAAAAAATAA
- a CDS encoding aspartate carbamoyltransferase catalytic subunit codes for MPSETGQIVWRHKNVIDLAGWSREELYFILDQARHMENVMDRPIKKVPVLRGKMCVNLFFENSTRTRASFELAEKMLSADVVNWSSAGSSTAKGETMRDTAWTLEAMGADIVVLRHRSVGAAQYLASKLKRAIVLNAGDGTHAHPTQALLDLYTAWKHLGNLSGKKIAFVGDVLHSRVARSDIIGFNTIGCKVVVSGPPTMMPKNIEALGCEYENDPKKAVQEADMVYLLRIQKERQQDGLFPSVDEYHKWWGADKNLIAYAKPDALVMHPGPLNRGVEIASDISDGHQSVILEQVRSGVAIRMALLYLCGGGK; via the coding sequence ATGCCTAGTGAAACAGGACAAATAGTATGGCGTCATAAAAATGTAATAGATTTAGCTGGTTGGAGTAGAGAGGAACTCTATTTTATTCTTGATCAAGCACGTCACATGGAAAATGTTATGGATAGACCGATAAAAAAAGTTCCCGTACTTCGCGGTAAAATGTGTGTAAACCTCTTCTTTGAGAATTCAACTCGAACTCGTGCTTCTTTTGAACTGGCAGAAAAAATGCTTTCAGCAGATGTCGTAAACTGGTCTTCAGCTGGTTCTAGCACAGCAAAAGGAGAAACAATGCGAGATACCGCATGGACATTAGAGGCAATGGGTGCTGATATTGTTGTACTGCGTCATAGATCTGTCGGAGCAGCTCAATATCTTGCCTCAAAATTGAAAAGGGCAATAGTATTAAATGCGGGAGATGGCACACACGCACACCCGACTCAAGCCCTACTTGATCTTTACACAGCGTGGAAACATTTGGGTAATCTAAGCGGCAAAAAAATTGCATTTGTAGGAGATGTTTTACACAGCAGAGTCGCACGTAGCGATATAATCGGATTTAATACAATTGGTTGTAAGGTAGTAGTTTCAGGTCCTCCCACAATGATGCCTAAAAATATTGAAGCTTTGGGGTGCGAGTATGAAAATGATCCTAAAAAAGCTGTGCAAGAAGCGGATATGGTTTATCTATTAAGAATTCAGAAAGAACGTCAACAAGATGGACTCTTCCCCTCAGTTGACGAATATCATAAATGGTGGGGTGCTGATAAAAATCTAATTGCATACGCTAAACCAGATGCTTTGGTTATGCATCCAGGCCCGTTAAATAGAGGAGTAGAAATAGCTTCTGATATATCGGATGGACATCAGAGCGTAATTTTAGAACAGGTACGTTCGGGGGTAGCTATCAGAATGGCTCTGCTTTATCTTTGTGGAGGGGGAAAATAA
- the fabF gene encoding beta-ketoacyl-ACP synthase II, translated as MTRVVITGVGAVTPIGLGKEEFWRALEEGKNGVDYITLYDTSEHSIKIAAEVKNFDPENWLDKKEANRTDRVLHLASAAADLAIKDSGLNIDTLDKNMFGVYVGSGEGGIGTLEKNFQSLNEKGPNRVSPFLVPMMITNMSAAYVAIRCGAKGPNMAVVTACASSLNSIGEAYNCIMRGDATVMLAGGSEAAITPIATAGFASLKALSTRNDDPKHASRPFDLGRNGFVIGEGSGILVLEDLEHAKKRGAHIYAEIKGYGISCDAYHITAPDPEGDGAYRAMDMAVRKAGWHVEDIDLINAHGTSTPLNDKMETKAIKHLMNNNTDKLMVHSTKSMMGHALGAAGAIETIASLLAIEKGIVHPTINQFEFDPECDLNTVPNKAVKADVKKVLINNFGFGGHNAVIALERYED; from the coding sequence ATGACAAGAGTAGTTATTACTGGTGTAGGAGCTGTTACGCCAATTGGACTTGGTAAAGAAGAATTTTGGAGAGCTCTTGAAGAGGGGAAAAACGGGGTAGACTACATAACTTTGTACGACACCTCTGAGCATTCAATAAAAATTGCAGCAGAGGTTAAAAACTTTGACCCCGAAAATTGGCTTGATAAAAAAGAAGCTAACCGTACGGATAGAGTTTTACATTTAGCCTCGGCTGCTGCAGATTTGGCAATTAAAGATTCAGGTCTCAATATAGATACGTTAGATAAAAATATGTTTGGTGTTTATGTAGGTAGTGGCGAGGGTGGAATTGGAACACTTGAAAAAAACTTTCAAAGTTTGAATGAAAAAGGTCCCAATCGTGTTAGTCCTTTTTTAGTGCCGATGATGATTACTAATATGTCCGCAGCTTACGTAGCAATAAGATGCGGAGCAAAAGGTCCCAATATGGCTGTCGTAACAGCTTGTGCTTCTTCTCTAAACAGCATAGGTGAGGCTTATAACTGCATAATGCGAGGTGATGCAACTGTTATGTTAGCAGGGGGGTCAGAAGCTGCGATAACACCTATTGCAACCGCTGGATTTGCATCATTGAAAGCTTTGTCAACCAGAAACGATGATCCCAAACATGCTTCGCGTCCTTTCGATTTGGGAAGAAATGGATTTGTAATAGGAGAAGGTTCGGGAATTTTAGTTTTAGAAGATCTTGAGCATGCTAAAAAAAGAGGGGCACATATTTACGCAGAAATCAAGGGTTATGGTATATCCTGTGATGCTTATCATATAACGGCTCCTGATCCTGAAGGAGATGGGGCATATAGAGCTATGGACATGGCCGTAAGAAAGGCCGGATGGCACGTAGAGGATATTGATTTAATTAATGCCCACGGGACATCAACACCGTTAAACGATAAAATGGAAACAAAGGCAATTAAGCATCTTATGAACAATAATACTGATAAACTAATGGTACATTCAACTAAATCCATGATGGGACACGCTCTCGGAGCAGCGGGTGCTATTGAAACAATTGCTTCTCTGTTGGCTATCGAAAAAGGGATAGTACATCCAACAATAAACCAGTTTGAATTTGACCCAGAGTGCGATTTAAATACTGTCCCGAATAAGGCTGTTAAAGCTGATGTTAAAAAAGTTTTAATCAACAATTTTGGTTTTGGGGGACACAATGCGGTTATAGCATTAGAGCGTTACGAAGATTAA